One Desulfovibrio inopinatus DSM 10711 DNA segment encodes these proteins:
- the fdnG gene encoding formate dehydrogenase-N subunit alpha, with protein MSWNRRDFLKMTGVSVAGLGLTQLGFNLSPVEAYAAGLKIEGAKELVTVCPFCSVSCHIMAYVKDGKLVSTEGDPDYPINQGSLCAKGAAMLSMTRNEHRLKKPLYRAPFSDKWEEKSWEWSLEEIAKRVKKTRDENLLLKNEKGHTVNRLDEMFLLGTSHADNEECALAHQAMRSLGVVHMDHQARIUHSATVAALGESFGRGAMTNHWIDIKNADAILIMGSNAAEHHPISFKWVLDAKYNRGAVVMHVDPKFSRTSARSDFHVPLRSGTDIAFLGGMINYLISNNKIYEFYVKEYTNASFIVGKDYAFKDGLFSGYNPKTRSYDKSKWAYELDENGVPKQDKTLKNPRCVYQLMKDHYARYTLDTVSTVTGVSKDNLMRVYEEYAKTGNGQKAGTVMYALGWTQHTVGVQNIRSAAIIQFLLGNIGIAGGGINALRGEPNVQGSTDHTLLYHIVPGYMAMPHDEWQTLEDYNKANTPVSHDPQSANWWQNKPKYFVSLLKAWYGESGTPENGFGYDYIPKIEKGQDYSYLPLFDKMYHGKIRGGFIIGLNPMQSVPNSNKVRKALDNLDWLVTSELHHSETTDNWHRPGVDPKTVKTEVFLLPSAHRIEKEGSVTNSGRWLLWHYAAIPPGGEAKPFGDMFVGIMNILRDKYKKEGGILPEAVLGLDWPETYVPEDITKKINGFFTKDTKVGDKTYKKGQLVPSFTALKDDGSTMSLNWLYTGSYTEEDGNKCQRRDTTQTPMQAKIGLFPNWSWCWPVNRRILYNRASVDLDGKPLNSEQPVIVWNGKKWEGDVPDGGWPPLSSGKGKYPFIMTVHGFGQAFGPGRMDGPFPEHYEPVETPVTSNPFSKQLNSPVFKFTDSDMDKLAKAGDPNYPIVLTTYSVTEHWCGGGETRNVPNLLEAEPMLYVEMSPELAKEKGIENGDGVIVESIRGTVEAIAMVTVRMRPLHVHGRTVHEIGMPFCFGWTTPGCGDATNRLTPSVADPNTTIPEYKASCVNIRKVDKLTELAG; from the coding sequence ATGAGTTGGAATCGAAGAGATTTCCTCAAAATGACAGGGGTGAGTGTGGCGGGCCTTGGCCTGACGCAGCTCGGATTCAACCTGTCGCCGGTGGAAGCATATGCTGCCGGTCTCAAAATTGAGGGGGCCAAAGAGCTGGTCACGGTGTGTCCGTTTTGTTCCGTGAGCTGCCACATTATGGCCTATGTGAAGGACGGGAAGCTTGTCAGCACGGAAGGTGATCCCGATTACCCCATCAACCAAGGTTCGCTGTGTGCCAAGGGCGCGGCTATGCTGTCGATGACACGCAACGAACACCGCCTGAAAAAGCCTCTGTATCGGGCGCCGTTCTCCGATAAATGGGAAGAAAAATCTTGGGAATGGTCTCTTGAAGAAATCGCCAAGCGCGTCAAGAAAACCCGCGACGAAAATCTTCTTTTGAAGAACGAGAAGGGACACACGGTAAACCGGCTCGACGAGATGTTCCTTTTGGGCACGTCGCATGCCGATAACGAAGAATGCGCTTTGGCGCATCAAGCCATGAGAAGCCTGGGCGTCGTCCACATGGACCACCAGGCCCGTATCTGACACAGCGCCACTGTTGCGGCTCTGGGAGAGTCGTTCGGACGCGGTGCGATGACGAATCACTGGATCGACATTAAGAATGCCGATGCCATCCTTATCATGGGCAGCAATGCTGCCGAACACCACCCCATTTCGTTCAAGTGGGTGCTTGACGCCAAATATAATCGGGGCGCCGTGGTTATGCACGTTGACCCGAAGTTCTCGCGAACCTCGGCTCGGTCGGATTTCCATGTGCCGTTGCGTTCCGGTACCGATATCGCCTTCCTCGGCGGTATGATCAACTACCTCATCAGCAATAACAAAATCTACGAATTCTACGTCAAAGAATACACCAATGCCTCGTTCATCGTGGGCAAGGACTATGCGTTCAAGGACGGTCTGTTCAGCGGATATAATCCCAAAACGCGTTCTTACGACAAGTCCAAATGGGCCTACGAACTCGACGAGAACGGTGTGCCTAAACAGGACAAGACTTTGAAAAATCCGCGCTGTGTCTATCAGCTCATGAAAGACCACTATGCGCGGTACACGCTTGATACCGTCTCGACGGTGACCGGTGTCTCCAAAGACAACTTGATGCGGGTCTATGAAGAGTATGCCAAGACGGGTAATGGTCAAAAAGCCGGAACCGTCATGTACGCGTTGGGTTGGACGCAGCACACGGTGGGTGTCCAGAACATCCGAAGTGCGGCCATCATTCAGTTCCTGCTCGGTAATATCGGTATCGCCGGAGGTGGTATCAACGCATTGCGCGGCGAGCCGAACGTGCAGGGATCGACCGACCATACCTTGCTCTACCACATTGTGCCCGGCTACATGGCCATGCCGCACGACGAATGGCAGACGCTGGAAGACTACAACAAGGCGAACACGCCGGTCAGCCATGATCCGCAAAGCGCGAACTGGTGGCAAAACAAACCCAAGTACTTCGTCAGTCTTCTGAAAGCCTGGTATGGTGAAAGCGGAACCCCGGAAAACGGATTTGGCTACGATTACATTCCGAAGATCGAAAAGGGGCAGGACTACTCGTACTTGCCGCTGTTCGACAAGATGTATCACGGCAAGATCAGGGGCGGGTTCATCATTGGTCTCAACCCGATGCAAAGCGTGCCGAACTCGAACAAGGTGCGCAAGGCGCTTGATAATCTTGATTGGCTTGTCACGTCGGAACTGCACCATTCCGAAACCACGGATAACTGGCACCGTCCCGGCGTTGATCCGAAGACGGTCAAGACGGAAGTCTTCCTGCTGCCGTCGGCGCACCGTATTGAAAAAGAAGGCTCGGTGACCAACTCCGGCCGCTGGTTGCTCTGGCACTATGCCGCTATTCCACCCGGCGGAGAAGCCAAGCCGTTCGGTGATATGTTTGTCGGCATCATGAACATCCTGCGCGACAAATACAAAAAGGAAGGCGGTATTCTTCCTGAAGCCGTGCTTGGTCTGGATTGGCCCGAAACGTACGTTCCGGAAGACATCACCAAAAAGATCAACGGGTTCTTTACCAAGGACACGAAGGTCGGTGACAAAACGTACAAAAAAGGACAACTCGTCCCGTCGTTTACCGCCCTGAAAGACGATGGTTCCACCATGAGCCTCAACTGGCTCTACACGGGAAGTTACACTGAAGAAGACGGCAACAAGTGTCAGCGTCGTGATACGACACAAACACCTATGCAAGCCAAAATCGGACTGTTCCCGAACTGGAGCTGGTGCTGGCCGGTCAATCGTCGCATTCTCTATAACCGTGCGTCGGTCGATCTCGACGGAAAACCGTTGAATAGCGAACAGCCCGTCATCGTCTGGAACGGGAAGAAATGGGAAGGTGACGTCCCCGATGGCGGCTGGCCGCCGTTGTCGTCGGGCAAGGGCAAGTATCCCTTCATCATGACGGTGCATGGCTTCGGCCAAGCGTTCGGACCGGGCCGCATGGACGGACCATTCCCCGAACACTACGAGCCTGTTGAAACGCCGGTAACTTCGAACCCGTTCTCCAAGCAGCTCAATAGTCCGGTGTTCAAGTTTACCGACAGTGATATGGACAAGCTCGCGAAGGCCGGTGATCCGAACTATCCCATCGTGCTCACGACCTACAGCGTTACTGAGCACTGGTGCGGTGGTGGTGAAACGCGCAATGTCCCCAACCTGCTTGAGGCTGAACCCATGTTGTATGTGGAAATGAGCCCCGAGTTAGCCAAGGAAAAAGGAATCGAGAACGGCGACGGTGTCATCGTGGAAAGCATTCGCGGCACAGTCGAGGCCATTGCCATGGTCACGGTACGCATGCGTCCGCTTCACGTCCATGGTCGAACTGTCCACGAAATTGGCATGCCTTTCTGTTTCGGATGGACGACGCCCGGATGCGGCGACGCCACCAACCGGCTCACGCCGTCGGTGGCCGACCCCAACACGACCATTCCGGAGTACAAAGCAAGCTGCGTGAACATTCGCAAAGTCGACAAGCTGACCGAGCTTGCTGGCTGA
- a CDS encoding 4Fe-4S dicluster domain-containing protein: protein MPKSFLIDTSRCTACRGCQLACKEWHELKPNKTTQYHWGNHQNPPDLNPNNYKVVRFRDRMDDKGVVRWNFFPDQCRHCVAPPCKDMADMALEGAILKDEKTGAVLFTDKTKELSAEECEAVREACPYNIPRRNEETGALTKCTMCFDRVQAGMLPACVKVCPTGTMNFGDREDMLKLAAKRLEIAKKTFPQAMLADAQDVNVIFLLTDEPENYYQFSVAQASPSDLDRKRFLAHMVSPLRRAFTRLG, encoded by the coding sequence ATGCCGAAATCGTTCTTGATCGATACGTCGCGTTGCACGGCTTGTCGCGGTTGCCAACTTGCTTGTAAGGAATGGCACGAACTCAAGCCCAACAAAACCACGCAATACCACTGGGGAAATCATCAAAATCCCCCAGATTTGAACCCGAACAACTATAAAGTCGTCCGTTTCAGAGACCGTATGGATGACAAGGGTGTTGTGCGCTGGAATTTCTTTCCCGACCAGTGCCGGCATTGTGTCGCGCCTCCCTGTAAAGATATGGCCGACATGGCCTTGGAAGGCGCCATTCTCAAGGATGAAAAGACGGGTGCCGTCCTTTTTACCGACAAAACCAAGGAACTCAGTGCGGAAGAGTGCGAAGCCGTTCGTGAAGCCTGTCCGTACAACATCCCTCGCCGTAACGAAGAAACCGGTGCGTTGACCAAGTGCACCATGTGTTTTGATCGCGTTCAGGCAGGGATGCTGCCTGCTTGCGTCAAAGTGTGTCCGACGGGCACCATGAATTTTGGTGATCGTGAAGATATGCTGAAACTGGCGGCGAAACGTCTGGAGATCGCGAAAAAGACCTTTCCACAGGCTATGCTCGCCGATGCTCAGGACGTGAATGTCATTTTCCTCCTCACCGACGAACCCGAGAACTATTATCAATTCAGTGTCGCACAGGCGAGCCCGAGTGACTTGGATCGGAAACGGTTCCTTGCCCACATGGTCTCCCCGTTGCGTCGGGCGTTTACACGTCTTGGATAA
- a CDS encoding formate dehydrogenase accessory protein FdhE, with amino-acid sequence MQQNTTRRLLPESVRVTIDRYCAQRPAQKDILEAFAPLLETRSQLEAIFVEEPLELDIVDQARHGQGVPLLSDINIDVLMPWISRSADTILPVLLEMIPDNRAITAIADALKAGRLDLKTCCLSRISNDGTSLQKRAEAAGLDAGTLAFVIDQVLGAPVGALAQKINAMLADFNWNEGYCPICGTLPSYGTLSRPEPTELDALVGGGGQKHLHCALCGNTWRYRRDACPACGNSHPGTREIYHAEKATQERIEVCSKCNSYFPCIDLREYETDPHGLVVPLALMHLDLIAAQNQLRPLVPAPWNTFS; translated from the coding sequence ATGCAGCAAAATACTACTCGCCGTCTTCTTCCGGAATCTGTTCGTGTCACCATTGACCGCTATTGCGCACAACGGCCGGCGCAAAAGGACATTCTTGAGGCCTTTGCTCCGCTGCTGGAAACGCGGTCGCAGCTTGAGGCTATCTTTGTTGAAGAACCGCTCGAACTTGATATTGTCGATCAGGCACGACATGGGCAGGGTGTTCCATTGTTGAGTGACATCAATATTGATGTTCTTATGCCGTGGATATCGCGCTCGGCCGATACAATCCTCCCGGTTTTGCTGGAGATGATTCCAGATAATCGAGCAATTACAGCCATTGCCGACGCGTTGAAGGCGGGCCGTCTCGATCTGAAGACCTGCTGTCTTAGCCGAATCAGTAACGACGGAACATCATTGCAAAAACGTGCCGAAGCGGCCGGGCTTGATGCCGGTACTTTGGCGTTTGTTATCGATCAGGTGCTTGGCGCACCGGTGGGGGCGTTGGCGCAAAAAATCAATGCCATGCTTGCGGACTTCAATTGGAACGAAGGGTACTGTCCCATCTGCGGAACGCTCCCTTCCTATGGGACATTGTCCAGGCCCGAACCAACCGAACTTGATGCGCTTGTTGGCGGTGGTGGACAAAAACACTTGCATTGCGCCTTGTGCGGGAACACCTGGCGATATCGTCGCGATGCCTGTCCGGCATGTGGGAATTCGCATCCAGGCACCCGTGAAATCTATCACGCCGAAAAGGCGACTCAGGAGCGCATTGAAGTCTGTAGCAAGTGCAATTCCTATTTTCCGTGTATCGATTTACGCGAGTATGAAACAGACCCCCATGGACTTGTTGTTCCGCTCGCCCTGATGCACCTGGATTTGATCGCTGCCCAAAATCAGTTACGGCCGCTTGTTCCGGCACCCTGGAACACGTTTTCGTGA
- the fdhD gene encoding formate dehydrogenase accessory sulfurtransferase FdhD yields MVSTSKRQIMRHHRDMVEHFEDTLAVECGLNIVVNGRQVGRTMCTPGMDRQLVLGLLYTEGLIPHAHVVRDMQFESHDRWEMTAHVVLDEMPTSSDEDITHSTPRHAGKSVDVHRIMHAMQVMEASQDVFRRTGATHCAALFDIHGCQLGVAEDIGRHNALDKAIGSALEQDILEQAAMATISSRLSYELVKKAVAIGLTFLCGISVATSLAMDVANAHGITLIGRVRGGRMNVYTHKDRITMSRTMIRRPRSVLHSVSS; encoded by the coding sequence ATGGTCAGCACAAGCAAACGCCAGATCATGCGCCACCATCGCGACATGGTGGAGCATTTCGAAGATACCTTGGCCGTAGAATGCGGCTTGAATATTGTGGTCAACGGGCGTCAGGTCGGTCGCACCATGTGTACGCCGGGTATGGACAGACAGCTTGTTCTGGGATTGCTTTATACCGAAGGGCTGATTCCACATGCGCACGTGGTCCGTGACATGCAGTTTGAATCACATGATCGTTGGGAAATGACGGCGCATGTGGTTCTTGATGAGATGCCGACATCATCTGATGAGGACATCACACACTCAACACCGCGTCATGCTGGAAAATCGGTCGATGTCCATCGCATTATGCACGCCATGCAGGTGATGGAAGCGAGCCAAGATGTTTTCCGGCGCACCGGAGCGACCCATTGTGCGGCGCTCTTTGATATCCATGGGTGTCAACTGGGGGTTGCCGAAGATATCGGACGGCATAACGCGCTGGATAAAGCCATTGGCTCGGCGTTGGAGCAGGATATTCTGGAGCAAGCCGCCATGGCTACGATTTCGTCTCGACTCAGTTATGAGCTGGTGAAAAAGGCTGTAGCCATCGGACTGACTTTTCTGTGTGGCATTTCCGTTGCCACAAGTTTGGCCATGGATGTGGCAAACGCCCACGGCATCACGCTGATCGGTCGCGTTCGCGGCGGTCGGATGAATGTCTATACGCATAAAGACCGCATTACCATGTCCAGAACGATGATTCGACGACCACGTTCTGTACTGCATTCCGTCTCCTCATAA
- a CDS encoding winged helix-turn-helix domain-containing protein: MEDRQPTIRMRLWLEDGGIFFGMGRVLLLDLIEEHGSLKDAASALGMSYRAAWGKLKATEEALGAKLVETCGSKRNGCRLTEQGRSVREKFREWFALVEQDALQHAKEIFPWEVKSYDEAKEEEHAAQAARSLNTASHAVYMK, encoded by the coding sequence ATGGAAGATCGCCAACCGACAATTCGTATGCGTTTATGGCTTGAAGATGGGGGAATCTTCTTTGGTATGGGCCGGGTCTTGCTCCTGGATCTTATTGAGGAGCATGGTTCGCTCAAAGATGCGGCCAGCGCGTTGGGAATGTCGTATCGAGCAGCCTGGGGTAAGCTGAAAGCAACAGAAGAGGCCTTGGGAGCAAAGCTTGTCGAGACATGTGGCTCCAAGCGGAATGGATGCCGTTTGACCGAGCAGGGGCGTAGCGTTCGCGAAAAATTTCGGGAATGGTTTGCTCTGGTGGAGCAGGACGCATTACAGCATGCCAAGGAAATATTTCCGTGGGAAGTCAAAAGCTATGACGAGGCCAAGGAAGAAGAGCATGCAGCTCAAGCCGCACGGTCATTGAACACGGCTTCCCACGCTGTCTATATGAAATAG
- a CDS encoding transposase: MDLITLNHFASSEKTARRFFLGFCWKNHQRFCPRCRERKLYRVADGRRRCARCLYTFHDFSQRFLNGCGLSFQQWLLFLKLFELDVANEDIVKQLQISYPTVLKVKDIIRRAILAQALDASAMYAKGVWPGPGRRKPGAVMTNAPVFGVMDIGGYIICDVLPDIGVENIVHYKMSFHLKTASLGQVVYTGPYRQYTMLLACGPELWPTGFIQHNDQHIPGASTEFWQFVKKRLKQVHGLTPANFPLWLKEWEMRFNYRERNVINILAEAVCGFVPQEVETEDNHDADEEEHRSVCAS, encoded by the coding sequence ATGGACTTAATTACTTTAAATCATTTTGCTTCCAGCGAGAAAACTGCGCGCCGGTTCTTTTTGGGATTTTGCTGGAAAAACCACCAACGCTTTTGTCCGCGGTGCCGGGAAAGAAAATTGTACCGTGTGGCCGACGGACGCAGGCGGTGTGCGCGTTGTCTGTATACTTTTCACGATTTCAGCCAGCGGTTTCTCAATGGATGCGGCCTCTCGTTTCAGCAATGGCTGCTGTTTCTCAAACTCTTTGAACTTGATGTTGCCAACGAAGATATCGTCAAGCAACTTCAGATTTCTTATCCCACCGTCCTCAAAGTCAAAGATATCATTCGGCGGGCCATCCTTGCACAAGCGCTGGACGCGTCGGCGATGTATGCCAAAGGAGTCTGGCCCGGACCGGGGCGGCGAAAACCTGGGGCTGTCATGACGAATGCACCGGTTTTCGGCGTTATGGATATCGGTGGCTATATCATCTGCGACGTATTGCCGGATATCGGCGTCGAGAACATCGTCCACTATAAGATGAGCTTTCACCTCAAGACGGCCAGCCTTGGACAGGTCGTGTACACAGGACCATATCGGCAATACACCATGCTGCTCGCCTGCGGTCCAGAATTATGGCCTACGGGATTCATACAACATAATGACCAGCATATTCCTGGAGCTTCCACGGAATTTTGGCAGTTTGTCAAGAAACGTCTCAAGCAAGTCCATGGCTTGACGCCTGCGAATTTCCCTTTATGGCTCAAGGAGTGGGAAATGCGCTTTAATTACCGCGAACGCAATGTCATTAATATCTTGGCCGAAGCCGTGTGTGGGTTTGTGCCGCAGGAAGTGGAGACTGAGGACAATCACGACGCTGACGAGGAAGAGCATCGTTCGGTGTGTGCTTCGTAG